The following DNA comes from Nicotiana sylvestris chromosome 10, ASM39365v2, whole genome shotgun sequence.
ggagagatttacggtaataagagtgctcatgattgatagagatgattaggaaaatctatgtgaaacataaccggaagggattccatcaataggggaaatcataaccttagatccttctcttgattgtttacaacttaatcatagttagtctttaGTTGCTTATTTTCAGTCAGTCTTAGTTAGTAGAAACATCCTCAATTGTTATTCACAACgtttgaaaaattaattaagtagAATTTTGTAAGTCTAacgagagtaattgataggttaattctttgtgggttcgactctgggcaaAATACttagattatatttgcaatgtccgtgtgtcctttttataaggcatagttgggtgtgatcaaattttggcactaTTGCCAGGGAATTAAcagtgttatcaattacaattgaaagaaatacaaaaattcttagtgtagtcagttttctctatacccaatctatacattgaaattttaacatttgttgacttggttgtacaggtgcatgcctagaacctcatcgagaactggtgaagtatttgaagcattatcagatcccgagaaagttttcatGGACTTGAATTGGGCCaaccggaaaaacaaacaacaacaaacaactgaaCAATTCGAACCAGACATGGGGGATCACATAGTAGACCCAGCTGCGCCGGTAACGCCTCTTGTGCCAATGGCGGCTCTATATGACTGGGCATAACCCACAGCAGAGAACTTGGCCACAGCGATTTTAGTCCCGCAGATACAGGCTGAATCATTTCAAATCACGAACAACatgttgcacttgttgcaaaacaagggactattttcggggtcacaagtagaagatcctcaacagcacatgaagaatttcctgtcaatctgcaaaactcaaaggcagccTAACGTAACTCAGGAAGCAATTAAactgttattgtttccattctcagtgacaggagctgcccagacctggttaaactcactccccatcaattccataacaacttgagaggagttagtcaagcaattcgtGAACAAGTTCTACCCACCCAACAAGAATgttcaacaaattgatgaaattttgagtttcaaacagaaaccaatggagacactgcatgaaacatgggaacgattcaaagggatgttggttatatgtccgcaccatggtattccagattTGATGTTGGGACAGCAGTTTTACATGGGATTGTTAGATAGCGTGAAGggtaatgttgatgcttcagcagGTGGAGCATTTTTTAGCAAAACATAGAGAGAAGGCCAGAGTCCGCTTGACAAGATAGCACAGAATTCGGGGTcgacaaccaggaatgcacctatcactctagtggttcactcagtgcccttagatccatccaataCTCTTGCTGAAAACATGGCCACGTTAatgacacagatgagtatactcaccaaaaaggtggaagagtcagggcagaagcagcaggtacacattgtagatactaccaatggggctTAGTCAACTAATTGGTAACCAGTGGCATGCAGAAAGCgatcatcatcactaccctgAGGACATGAATTATATGactaattatggaggccagagacagggtggtcaaAATTGGGGCCAACAAAATCAGTCGTACAGGCCAGTCCAGCCACAGCTCAAcaatggaaacatgggaggtatgagacctcacAATAATATGGCGCCTTATCCAAGGCCACAGGGATATAAGAATCAAAATCAGCAGCAGGGGTATCATCCTCATCGGCAACAGCATGGTGGACggcaggaagatgggtttgctagactcgaggcaatgatgtagtaggttattgggtcaaatgcaaaaatcagtgaaagagtagatgcacatgattcAACCATTaaaaatattgaagtgcagatggGCCAGATTTCGATGTCTTTGAATAATTATCCTCATGGTACATTACCTGCAGACACTCAAATAAATCCAAAAGACCAAGGCCCGAAGTAGCTGATAGCAgtgagtctacgtaatggcagagaCTTAGACTTGGAGCAAGAGAGGGATCGAGAAAGCAGACAGGCTAAGACACTTGTACCAGTGCCCATTAAGCTGTATGAGTCAACGAAATTGATCGAGGTGACAGTACAACCTGCCTAGAAAGAACATAACACACAGATTGAGGCTGAGAGAGAAGCTGAGATAGCCCAAGAACAGGTAGTTGAGGTGGTAGCTGACAAAGAAAATacccaaatcattgggaagaagagaccccCCCCCACCCACCATTCTCTCAGAGGCTGGCTAAGTACTAAaaagaggaacaatacaagaaattcttggagatgctgaaacaaatccaggaaaatattccattgattgatgttttgaaggagatgcctggttatgcaaaaatgataaaggacttgatgtcccaaaAATTCGATTTCCAAGACTTAGCTACGGTGACTCTTACACAGACTTGCAGTGCAGTGGTGACTAGACTAATTGCTGAGAAGTTGTCTGAcccagggagtttcacaattccctACACTATTGGTAACTTTGCTTTCGCCaaagcactttgtgatttgggggctagcataaatcttatgcccctggcaaTCTACAAGAGgttggggattggaagagctagacccatttcgatgttgttgcagctggctgacaggactGTAAAAAGACCCTCTGGTATCATGGATGACGTGTTGATttaggtagggaaatttgtgttccctgcaaaTTTTATGATTCTAGATTGCAAGgtggatgaagagattcccataattttgggaaggccattCTTGGCCACtaggagagctctcattgattgtgagacTAGGGAGCTCAAGATTAGGTTGAACgatgaagagataacattcaatgtgtagaaatctatgaggcgaccaagtgaattcgccaattgctctcttattgatgccaTGGATGTAATCGTAGAAACTGATGATCAGAGGCTGACTATTGAGGATCCTTTTGTTGTATGTCTAGtgaatttagatgaggtgaatggagaAGAACTAGCAGAATGGGTGTTGGCTTTAGAGGGcagagggttctgggatagaactcttgaatttgagcctttgcacttagaaaatagagaaactcctccagccaagccatccattgaagaaccaccaaagctggaattgaagccactgcccacccatctcaggtatgagttacttggacctaactccacattacctgttattatctcatctggtttgttagatgtgcaggcacaacaactcttgcaggtactcaaggagtgcaagactgccattaggtggaccatggcagacattaaAGGGATCAACCTCGCCTactgtatgcataaaattctgctaGAAGAGGGACACAAAGcttccagggaacaccaaagaaggctgaaccccaacatgaaggaagtggtgaagaaagaagtgataaagtggttagatgcgaGAATCATTTTCCAAATCTCTGACAGCAGCTGGGTTAGCCCGGTGTAATGTGTGtctaagaagggtggcatgacagTGGTCAAGAACGATAACAATGAGCTGATCTCTACAAGAATCGTCacgggctggagaatttgcatggactacagaaagttaaatctagccacccggaaagaccacttcccacttcccttcactGATCAGATACTagacagattggcagggaggtcacacttctgttttctggatgggtactcagggtacaatcaaatctccattgcaccagaggacagagagaagacctttTTCACCTGACCATATGGCATTTATACGTTTCGTAGGATAtcatttggcctatgcaatgtacccaccacattccaaaggtgcatgatggttatattcactgacatggtagaggacataatggaggtattcatggatgatttctcagtggtgcGGAACTCATTCGATGAGTGCCTTAGTAATCTAACTCGTGTGCCGAAACGgtgtattgagactaacctggttcttaattgggagaagtgccatttcatggtacaagagggcatagtcttgggACACCGTGTATCAAGTAAAGGAATcgaggtggatcgtgctaaaTTTGACATGACAGCAAAACTCCCACCTCTAACTTCACTCAAGGCAATTaggagcttcctcgggcatgccggtttctaccggagattcataaaagacttctctaaaattgccaaccctctctgtaagttattagaaaaagatcaccccttcttgttttctgatgattgcagggtagcattcgaggagttgaaaaagaggctagtcacagcacccatcattgttgccctcgactgggagcaaccattcgaactcatgtgtgatgccagtgactacACAGTGGGGCAGTGCTGGGACAGCAAAAAGACAAGTTAatgcacccaatctactatgctagtagaacattgagtggagcccagctgaactacactgtgactgaGAAAGAGATGTTGGCAGTGGTGTTTGCTTTCGTCAAGCTCAGATCATACttgattggctctaaggtaattgtatacactgatcatgcagctctcaggtacttaatTGAGAGGAAGGAGTCTAAACTGCACCTGATTCGTGGGGTGCTATTACtgcaagagttcgacctcgaaatTCGTGATCGTAAGGGCACAAAAAACCAAGTCactgatcatctatcacgacttaagggagctgaaaattcagttgaggttgaggatatTCTAGAAATGTTTCCAGACGAGCAACTGCTCGATACAAgtcttgaggaagtgccatggtatacagactttgcaaattacctggcaagaggtatagttccctatgacctctCCTCTGTACAAAATAAAAAGTTTTATTGTGAttgccgcatgtattattgggatgaaccttatctgtttCGAATATGTATTGACAATATGATTCagaggtgtgtccccgagatagaacaatcttctgttttgcaggcatgtcacgCATCGGCGTATGGAGGGCATTCTGGAGAAGTTAGGACAGCCGCGAAAATGCTAGAGGCCGGTTTCTTTTGGCCAATAGTGTTTAAGGATGCACATCAATGGGTGAAGGTATGTAATGAATGTCAGCGAACCGGAAACATttcccgtcgccatgagatgcccatgaacccaattcaagaggttggAGTGTTTGATGTCTAGGGGATCGACTTCATAGGCCCTTTCAtcagctcctttggcaataagtacatacttgttactgtagattacgtgtccaaatgggtaaaAGTTGCAGCActgcccactaatgatgcaagagtggtagTGGGGTTTTTTGAAGgagaacatattcacccgttttgggacccctagagctattatcagtgacggaggcaccCACTTCTGTAATCGAGCCTTCGAGAAGTTTCTAGCAAAGTATGATGTACACCACAAGGTGGCAACACCATATCATCTGCAGACCAGTGGACAGGTGGAAGTGTCTAATATAGAGATAAAGAGTGTATTGACCAAGACGGTAAATGCCACATGAACTAATTGggcgaaaaagctagatgatgcactctagcTAATAGAATTGCttttaaaacaccaattggtatgtcaccatataatttggtgttcgggaaggcctgcCACTTGCTAGTAGAACTTGAACATAAagcttggtgggcactgaaacagcTGAACCTAGACATTAAGGCTGCAGGCACAACGAGAATCACTGAATAGCATGAGCTTGATGAGCTTCGATATAtggcttttgagagcacaagattgtacaaggaaaaaatgaagaggttgcacgaccAGAACATTGTTGAGAAACATTTCAACCTCGGGGACAAGGTACTACTctataactcaagattaaggcTATTCTCGGGCAAGCTCAGGTCACGATGGTCTGGTCCATTTCGAGTGGTTAAAGTATTCCCTTCAGGGGCGGTGGAGATTGCCTCAGAGAAAGACTCTCACACATTTATAGTCAATGGGTAGAGATTGAAATTATACATAGGCATTAATGAATCAAAGGAAGTGTCAAAAATCCACCTAACTGAACCTCAAAAGTCGAGCAAACCTTAAATGCGCTTGTCtacgtcgtgtcgcgacgttaaatcaggcgttgcatgggaggcaacccattgatgTGTTTTAATCATCGTGCCACGATATTAACTAAGGAGCTGGTTGGGAGGTAACCCAACGATAGTAGTAGTTGTTAATTTTGAGTTTGGGGAAGTACTAACCAATGCAGGTGAGCTTGGGCAAGTGATAAGGCCATGGCAAGTGGTAAGAACAggtgaaaaatatgaaaaaaaccGTGCCCAGGAGCATGTCCGCGCTACAGGTCGCGCATATGGGCAAGTGTTCTGCCTCAGCTCCACAATACTAGCGCGACCGTGCTACTGAACGTGCATGTGAACGCGTTACAAGCACGACCGTGCTATAGGCCGCACTAGTGGCCGCGCATATCGCCTAGTGTTCTGTCTGGACTAGCGCGGTCGTGCTCGTACCGCTCTACAACCGCACTAGTCCCGCCCCATCTGATGCAAATTGTTCCTTTAACTTAAAAaatagtttttcttttatttatttttttatgtaaattCTTTTTCTCTATTTTAACCCCCCCCTCCCCCTTCCTATCTAATTCCCCCTCCTCTTCTTCGCTTCTCATAACATTCTCTCACTACAGGTATGCTTTCTTGGtaccattttttcttttttttttctttttttcagattttcatttttttattttattttttgtatttatgtAGTTCTTgttcttttctttgtttagttgCAATCTGTAGTATATGTTATAGTAAGTGTGGATGGAAAGGTTGGTGGAGTTAGAGCTTAAATTAGTTGTGATTTTTGGAACATTGTGGTGGTTTTGGGGTGGTCAAATGTTTGAGATGGGTTGTGGGTAATGAATGCCCACAAGGTGTCTGTGTAAATGCCTTAGTGACTGTACTTGTGACCAATTACGTGTGTGAAGTCTAAGTAACTGCATTGCGTCACAAGTTTGTGTTGGGTTGTGCTAATGTCCTTCCGTTTTCCAGGTACTATGGCTCCATCTCAGAAATGTCGCGCCACAGGTGCCTCTTCTAGCAGCCAAACTGGCTCATCTAGGGCGTGCGGGTCATCCCCTACTCGTCCCTTTGATAGTAGCAGGTTTGTCTCTGCTAAGGCTCAGGACCGCTTTGTGGATAAGGCCCCTAAAAAGCCGATTCTGAAAAGGGGAATTGACATAGGATCGATCCAGCTGGGCTGCCCTCACATGTATACTGAGAGTGAGGCGGGGGTTGCAAACTTTCATTGACGAGACAGGCGAGGGCAATGTGATGGTTGTTCGAGAATTTTACGCTAATGTGAAGGAGCATGTCAATAGTATAGTCACTATGTGCAGAAAATTGGTGGATGTCTCTGTTGAGGCTATACTGACGATGTACCAGTTGCCCCCTCCTGTGGACCCATATGAAGACTTTTATGAGATGTATGGCAGACAATACACGCAGTGGGCGCTGTTCTTTGAAACGATCTGTGTACCCGAAAAGGAGGTTGTCTGGATGAAGTATGGTAAGAAGTTTCACTCCTCGACGCTAACCTTTGAAAGGAAGTATTGGTTGTATATTATCAATAACCATCTGATCCCATCCTCCAACACTACAGAGGTGAATGGCCCTCGAGCGGCTTTGATTTGGTGCTTCATCAATGGTCACAACTTCGACGTGGCCAAAGTGattcatgaggagatgttcacccGATGTCCAATAAAAAGGTATGGGTTATTTTTCCCTTCATTGGTTACTTAACCTTGCAGGGAAGCTCGGGTGCCGGAAAATCTGGCCGTGGATGGGATAGTGCCAAAAGACCACAAGTTCCAGGCAGACAAGGTAACTACTGGTAAGGAGCCGGCAGCAGCAGGTGGTGAGGATAGTAGTGACTCTGATGAATTTGAGGAAGAGGAGGCTGAGCAGGAGTACGTGAGGGCCGAGCCATAGGCCCATGAGCAAATTGCAGCAGCTGCAGCACCATCTAGGACTGCAACACCTTCTGGAGCTGCTCGGGTTTCCCGATTCACTGCTTTGGAGCAGGAGGTGGCTGGTTTGCGTACCTAAGTCACTGACTTGGGTACCCGTGCTGACGTGGTGGCTGACCAGTAGATGACATCGGAAAAGAAAATCTTAGGTTGGCTGAGAGCTCTGGGTTGTGCTTGCAATTTGAACCCAGATACCGTCTCCGATCAGGAGTGATCtttcagggaagttcctttacctcactgtTTCTTAATTTTTTATGCCATGAGGACATGGCTaccttttaagtgtggggtgggggatacttcaATGTGTGTATGTACATGTAAAAAAAATTGATTGTTTGATGTTTCTTCTTATTGATTGTTTTTTTTGTGTGGTTTGAGTAATAGTTAATTTAGGTAAGTTTAAAGTAGGTAAGTTGACTTGTCCCGACGACGGATCTCTTTCGGCGGGGTTCTTGAAGGACTAAGTCGATGTAAATCTCTAAAAAAACAAGGAATatggactcttcctgatgacagatcttttagacagttttcttgagggaagtaagtctaaataaaataccaaaaagattttcttttaggtagtgtagcaactcctccttggtttttctttgggccacggttcttttccaagggtttatcttgaactgggtgtagttagtttttgtttatgttgtttttagtttttagttAGTACTGATGGTCTACGAgctgaaatagaaagagaaaccTTTGGCATTGATACACCTAAACACAGtagacactagagtgtaacgcttagtctcaGTGGTTGATTCTTGCTAGAGTGGCTTAATTTGTATATTTGTAACTGGCTTGAATACTCAAACGAGAGTGTATTGATAAGccaatctggagtgagtcatgtgccatgtgtgtgtgagttgtaCTATATTTTATGCTAtatatttgatgcctagaacttgccctgtgtgtttgcaaagcgaaatagtagttttattcagtcttagaagtgatataggcatttctttattACGCCAGATATATAAAGTAGACCCACCTAAATGTAATACATTGTAGACAACCCCattgagcctataagcctatttctttggcaaccacattgcgaaccttacccaattgtttgaatggaCATCTGTTTGAACCCCTTTACCTCCCATAAGCACTTGAATGGTATTGAAATTATGCAAAAGCAAAAGTGtgggggtggtggtttggtttttaaATGGAATCGATGAAATAGAGGAAAGGTGCAGTGTTTggaaaagtaaaagaataagcaccacttaaaagaaaaaatgagtaAATGTAGTAGTTGATAAGTGGTGGGTTGTTACAATTGCACCTAATAGAGTGGGATGTTATAAATAAAAATGTGGTGGAATGTctggttgacataagtatggttttgaaggttaatgtgattgtattaaaagtggttagggaggttagtcactatatccaaatatatcatatttgtcccttagcctacattacaaccaagtgaagtcctaatt
Coding sequences within:
- the LOC138879019 gene encoding uncharacterized protein, translating into MLKQIQENIPLIDVLKEMPGYAKMIKDLMSQKFDFQDLATVTLTQTCSAVVTRLIAEKLSDPGSFTIPYTIGNFAFAKALCDLGASINLMPLAIYKRLGIGRARPISMLLQLADRTVGKFVFPANFMILDCKVDEEIPIILGRPFLATRRALIDCETRELKIRLNDEEITFNV